The DNA segment CCGACCAGGAAGTCCCGGCGTTTCCCCTATTCGGGCGAACCGGGGCACGGCGACGGCTGAGCGCCCCGCGCGCTGCGCAAGCTCCCGCCGTGTGCCAAATACACCGGACTCTCGCCTGCCATCACCGCGTTGACCTGGACGAACCATCGGCCCCGGACAGCCGTACGCAACCGCCCGGATGCCACGAACCCGGCGGACGCCACGAACCCGGCGGACGCCATGCGCTCGACGGACCCCATGAACGCAACAGGACCTACGCACTCGACGGCCCTCATGAACGCAACAGAGCCCATCCGGCGGCCCGGCCCCCTCAACACCCCGCGGCCCGGCGCCGCCCCCGTCCCCTGCATTCCCCACCTCCCCCGCGTCCCCGCACCGTCCTCCGGCGCCTGGGGGCCGGGATTCTGGCGGCCGTCGCCTTCCTGCTGCTGAGCGGGGCGGCCGCGCTGCTCGTCGGCGTGCCGTCGGCGACCGCCCAGGACCGGTACCGCCGTACGCCGGACGGCGACAACTGCGCCTACGCGGGTACCGCGCCCCCGGTGGACGTGCCGACGGGCTTCCCCATGCCCCGCCACTGGCACTTCCCCTGCACCGGCAAGAAACCCCCGCCGTCCCGCACACCGGCTCCTCCCCCACGGAGCCCGAAGCCCGCACCGCCACCACCACCGCCACCACCCGCCCCCAGGCCCAAGCCGACACCACCACCCCCACCGCCCCCACCGCCACCGCCGTCCCCAACTCCCCATATCCGCCCCGCGGCGCCGCCGCCCGAGCCGAAGCCCAGGCCCAGGCCCACGCCCTCCGTCCGCCGTCCGTCGCCTCCGCCCGTCCTGCCCCGCAGCTACGCGCCGGTGTCCCACAAACCGCGCGCCGGGCGCTCCGTGGTGACCACGACCTTGCTGATCACCGCGCCGGCCGTGCTGGCCGGCGCCGCCCTCCGTCCCCGTTCGAGCTCCTCGTCCGGTTCCGCCGGGCGCCGTTCCTCGTAGGAGGTCCCATGTCGCAATGGCTGGTGCTGACTCTCGCCATGGTCGTCGCCTGTGGCGTCGTCCTGACCATCACCGTCCTCAAGGAGCGCCGGATCAGTGAGGACGACGACCCGACCGAGACACCCGATGTGATCGAGTACCTGACGATGATGGTGGGGGTGGTGTACGCGATCGTGCTGGGCCTGGCCATCGCCGGTGTGTGGGAGGCCAGGAGCGCGGCCGAGGACACCGTACGGACCGAGGCCCAGGCGCTGCACGAGGTCAGCGCGCGGGCGCGGGCCTACCCCGCGCCGGTGCGGGACCGCATCCGCTCGGACGTCGACGCGTACGTGTCCTACGTCGTGCACAAGGAGTGGCCGGTCATGGCCGAGAAGGGCGAGTTGACCGACCGCGGCACAACGCTGCTGACGAAGGTCCGGGCGGACGTCACCGACTACCACCCGCGCAACGACTTCGAGGGGCAGTCCTACCAGCCCCTCGTCGACCAGGTCGCGGTGGCCGACGGCGCCCGCTCCGCCCGTGCGGACGCGGCCGATTCGACGCTGCCGGGCGTGGTGTGGTTCGGGCTGATCATCGGTGGCGCGATCTCGGTCGGCGTCATGTTCACCCTGCAGATCCGGCGCTCGGGGCGGGAGTTGCTGATGGCCGGGCTGTTCAGCGCGTTGATCGCCTTTCTGCTGTTCCTGGTCTGGGACTTCGACGCGCCCTTCAGCCGGGGCATCGCCGCGACCGCCGCACCGTTCGTCGACCTGTTCCCGCATCCGTGAGACGCGCCGGGGACCGGGGAACGGCCATCCGTCCCCGGGCCCCGGCCGGCCAAGGGATGCCGCCCCCGGCACGCCCGGAAGGTGCCGTCCGGTACGCCCAGAGGCGCGCCCCCTAGCCGAAGAGATCCGGCTCGCTGCGGGCGATCTGCTGGTACAGCGGCTGGTAGTTGATCCAGGCCACCAGGTCGTTGCCCAGCTGTTCGCGGGTGCGGACGGCGTCCTGGTGGTCGATCAGGACCGGCTTGCCGGCGGCCTTGGCGGTGAGCTGGACCTGGCAGGAGCGTTCCATCGTCAGGAACCACCACGCCGCCGCGTCCACCGAGTCGCCGACCGTCAGCAGGCCGTGGTTGCGCAGGATCACGGCCTTGTGCGGGCCGAGGGCGGCGGCGATCCGCCGGCCCTCCGCCTCGTCCACCACCACGCCCGTGTAGTCGTCGAAGAGCGCGTGGTCCTCGTAGAACGCGCAGACGTCCTGGGTGATCGGGTCCAGCAGCTCGCCCAGCGCGGCGAGCGCCCTGCCGTACGTGGAGTGGCTGTGGGCCGCCGCGACGACGTCGGGACGGGCCCGGTGGACCTGGGCGTGGATGGCGAACGCCGCCTGGTTGACGTGGTAGCGGCCCTCGACGACCTTGCCCTCCGCGTTCACCAGCAGCAGGTCGCTGACCATGATGTGCCGGAACGACATCCCGAAGGGGTTGACCCAGAAGCAGTGCGGGAACTCCGGGTCGCGGGCGGTGATGTGGCCCGCGACGCCCTCCTCGAAGCCGTGGTGCCCGAAGAGGCGCAGCGCCGCGACCAGGCGTTCCTTGCGATGGCGCCGCTCGGCCTCCACGGTCTGATGCGTCGGCGGCATCGCGAACTGCAGCTGGTCGGTGGGTATGGGGGTCGGCTCGGGCATCGCGGCTCTCCTCCTGGCACGTACGGCTCTTGATGCTCGATGCGGAAGCTACCTTCCACTACCGCAGGTAACCAGGGCCGGGGACGAGGGGAATGCCCCGGCCCGCGGGACGCGGACACGACGAAGCCGCCGCCCGGTCGGTCCGGACGGCGGCTTCCTCAAGCGGTCGCACGGGGTCGCTCCCCCGCGACGGGCGGGATCACCCGGCGAACGGGATCACCCCGCGGGCGGGATCACTCCCACTCGATGGTGCCCGGCGGCTTGCTCGTGACATCGAGGACGACGCGGTTGACGTCGGCGACCTCGTTGGTGATGCGGGTCGAGATCCGCGCCAGCACGTCGTACGGCATCCGGGTCCAGTCCGCGGTCATCGCGTCCTCGGAGGACACCGGGCGCAGCACGATCGGGTGGCCGTAGGTGCGGCCGTCGCCCTGGACGCCGACCGAGCGGACGTCGGCGAGCAGGACCACGGGGCACTGCCAGATCTCGCGGTCCAGGCCGGCCGCGGTCAGCTCCTCGCGGGCGATGGCGTCGGCCTCGCGCAGCAGGTCCAGGCGCTCCTTGGTGACCTCGCCGACGATGCGGATGCCCAGGCCGGGGCCGGGGAACGGCTGGCGGTGGACGATCTCGTCCGGCAGGCCGAGCTCCGAGCCGACCATCCGGACCTCGTCCTTGAACAGCTGGCGCAGCGGCTCGACGAGCTGGAACTCGATGTCGTCGGGGAGTCCGCCGACGTTGTGGTGCGACTTGATGTTGGCGGTGCCCGTGCCGCCGCCGGACTCGACGATGTCCGGGTAGAGCGTGCCCTGGACCAGGAAGGCGACTTCCTCGCCCTCGGCGCCGGCCTCGGCGACCAGCTCGGCCTGGGCCTGCTCGAAGACGCGGATGAACTCGCGCCCGATGATCTTCCGCTTCTGCTCGGGGTCGCTGACCCCGGCCAGCGCGGTCAGGAAGCGCTCCTCGGCGTCGACGACCTTCAGCTGGACGCCGGTGGCGGCCACGAAGTCCTTCTCGACCTGCTCGGACTCGCCCTTGCGCTGGAGGCCGTGGTCGACGTAGACGCAGGTCAGCTGGTCGCCGATGGCCTTCTGCACGATGGCGGCGGCCACCGAGGAGTCCACGCCGCCGGACAGCGCGCAGATGGCGCGCTTGGTGCCGACCTGGGCACGGATCGCGGCGACCTGCTCCTCGACCACGCTGGTGGTGGTCCAGCTGGGCTCGATGCCCGCGCCGCGGTAGAGGAAGTGCTCCAGGACCTGCTGGCCGTGCGTGGAGTGCATGACCTCGGGGTGGTACTGGACGCCGTAGAGCTTCTTCTCGTCGTTCTCGAAGGCGGCGACGGGCACCACGTCCGTGGACGCGGTGACCGTGAAGCCCTCGGGGGCGGCGGAGCAGGCGTCGCCGTGGGACATCCACACCGACTGCTCGGCGGGGGTGCCCTCGAAGAGGGTGGATCCGGGGCGGGAGACGGTCAGCGGGGTGCGGCCGTACTCCCGGGCTCCGGTGTTGTCGACGGTGCCGCCGAGGGCGGTCGCCATGAGCTGGAAGCCGTAGCACATGCCGAAGACCGGGACACCGGCCTCGAACAGCGAGCGGTCCAGGCGGGGGGCGCCGTCGGCGTAGACCGACGAGGGGCCGCCGGAGAGGATGATCGCCTTCGGGTTCTTCGCGAGCATCTCCGCCACCGGCATGGTGGACGGCACGATCTCGCTGTAGACCCGGGCCTCACGGACTCGGCGGGCGATGAGCTGGGCGTACTGCGCGCCGAAGTCGACTACGAGGACGACGTCCGGGGCAGCGGCAGGGGGCGCTGATGGCACTTCGGCGGCCTTCCGGCGGTGTGGAGCAGGGGTTGGACTTTCGATTCTAACGGGCTCATACTGAGCCCCATGTCCAAGCAGCTGACCTTCGTCTTTACCTATGGCACCGGCCCGTCCGGCTGCCATGGTCGTGCTGCTTGATCCACTGACGAGCAACTTCCCAGGCGCCCCGGGCCGACAAGGTCCGGGGCGCCTGCGTCTGTCGGGACCGATCGTCGGCTCCGGGGCCCGCACACCCCAGGAGACACGGACATGAGCCCGCAGACCACCACCCCCTCCACCGGCGCCCGCACCCCGGAAGCGGCCGGGATCATCCAGGACGCGCGGCAGCGGATCGATGATCTCGACGGCCGGATCATCGGCCTCGTGCAGGAACGGATGGCCGTCTCGGCCGTCATCCAGCGCGAGCGCCTCTCCTCCGGCGGCCGCCGGGTGAACCTCTCCCGCGAGATGGAGATCCTCGCCCACTACCGCGACCAGCTCGGCAAGCCGGGCACCGCGCTGGCGATGACGCTGCTGGAGCTGTCCCGGGGCCAGATCTGAGGCGGGCGGAGTACGGGGCGGCCGCCGCCCTGTCGGGGCCGCCTCGTGGCTGATTCTGGACGGTATGCGGTCGGTTTCCGGGGGGCCGGGGCGCGTGGTGCTACGCGTGCGCCCCGGCGCAGCTGCCGGATCTGCGTTCGGTTGCCGACTCACCCGTACGGCGCGTGACCGGCCGCCGCGAGGCTTCGTTGTTCCCGGTGCCACGCCAGCCAGGCGCGGCCTGCAGGACTACGCGTAGACGCCGCCTCACGGGCGGAACCCGGAGCGATGAGACGCCGGCCGCCAGCCGCGGCCCGCGTCGTGGGACCTCGCCCCGGTGCCGTGACCGGTCAGCAGGGGACAGCAGCCCGGTCACATCCGATGGGGTGGTCGGTCCTGGGGACGCCCGGGACCGACCGCATCCGGTCGAAACGGTTGCGCCAGGTGAGGCGTATCCAGGACGATGCTTGACGAACGACCTGCCGCTTCCGGTACGGACCCGGGCACGACCACGGGCACGGCCGGCGCGGACATTCGCACCCCCCATGCACCACCCGAGAGCCAGCGGCGCTACCCCCCCCCAGCGCCGCCCCTCGGTGCCGGCGCCGCCCTGACGCCGGCACCGAAAGCAAAGGGCCCCGTGGCCGTCCGCACACCCCCCTCGCGGACGGCGTCCGGGGCCCTTCGCATGGGGTGGTGCGCCCGGCGCACGGCCCTCGTGGAGGCCGTCCCGCGCGCTGCCGCCGCGGCTTCCTGTGGGGAAGCTGTGAGACCCCTGTGACGGATGTGACCGGCATCACGACAGGCTTTCTTGTTGAGCAGGCAACCTTTTTCGGCCATGGCTGGTCATGTACCTGCAATCGCACGGCCCTACCGCGCCCCACCGCGACGGCCCGCTGCCCACGTGTGCCCCCCACGGCACTTCGGCCCCGAGAGGTCTTCCCGATGAAGCTTCGCCGTGCCCTGACGGCTGCCGCCGCGACGGCCGTCATCGCCCCTGCCGCCCTCCTGGCGGCCCCCGCCGCGTTCGCGACCGGCCCCGACACCGGGACGAGCGCGAGCGCCGAGCCGACCCCCGGCACCCCCGGCCCGGAACACTCCGACGACACCACGACGCAGCCGGCGGCCCCGGGTGCCGGTGACGGGAGCACGCCGGGCGACGACACGGCCGGCGACGGCACCACGACCGGCGAGGAGGCCGGGACGGGCGACGGGACCGGGAGCGGGACCGGGTCCGGGACCGGCGAGGACTCCGGGGACGGTGACGGCACCGGGTCGGCCGGGCCGGCCGGCCCGGCCGACGCCACCAAGCCCGGCGGCGCCACCGAGCCCCCGGCCTCGGGCAAGCCCACCGAGCCGGGCGAACCCGGGGACGCCGACTGCACGGTCGACGACGCCGCCATCAAGGTCACCGTCGCCGGCCTGCCCTCCAAGCTCGTCGCGGGCGGCGGCTGGCAGGGCTTCCGCGTGCACCTGGCCAACACCACGGACCGCACGCTGGACGAGGTCTACCCGGTCCTCTACGCCGTGCCGACCGGGAACATCGACCACCCCAGGTCGCAGCTCGACCTGGAGTACCGGAACCCCGATACCGGCACCTGGACCTCGTTCGACGAGTGGACCGACGGCGAGTACTTCGGCTGGTTCCGGCTCGACGCGCACCAGACCGCCGAACTCGAACTGCGTATCCGCGCCGACAAGGGCGCCACGGCCGGTGACGGCTTCGCGCTGGTGGCGGGCGACTACCAGAACGAGGACGGCTCCTGCGGCTGGTCCGAGGAGCAGTGGTACGACTTCACGATCCTGCCCGCCGGCAGCAAGCCGGGGAAGATCCCGCCGGCCGGGCCCGGCAAGCCCGGCAACAAGCCCCGTCCGCAGGGCGGCGGGAAGCCCGTGAGCGCCGCCAAGCCGAAGGCCGGCCTGGACAAGCTGCCGGTGACCGGCAACCTCGCCGAGACCGGCGCCTCCTCCGCGCTGCCGGCGCTCGGCCTGGCGGGCGCCGCCGCCGTGGCCGTCGGCGCGGGCGCCGTCTTCGTCGTCCGCCGGCGCAGGGCGGACGGCGGCGCCGCGTAACGGCGGGGCACTGAGCTGAAGGGCCGCACCCGGGGACGGTGCGGCCCTTCTTCGTACCCCCTGGGACTTCGTCCCCCTGGGTCAGGACTTCTTCGGCGGCACCGTCGGGACGGCCAGGAACGGGAGGTTCAGCGCTCCGAAGGCCCTCGCGGGGACGGCGGGGCTCACCGGCTCGACGGGCGCCAGCCGCCGGTAGGGCCGGCCCTGGGCGGGGCGCGGGTCCGGCTCGCCCTTGTTGGGCCACAGCGACATCGCGCGCTCGGCCTGGGCGGTGATGGTCAGGGACGGGTTGACGCCGAGGTTGGCGGAGACCGCGGCGCCGTCGACCACCGAGATGCCCGGGTGGCCGTAGAGGCGGTGGTAGGGGTCGATGACGCCGGTGTCGCCGGAGTCGCCGATCGGGCAGCCGCCGAGGAAGTGCGCGGTGAGCGGAGTGCCCATCAGTTCACCGATGTTGGAGCCGGCGAAGCCGTTGATCTCCTCGGACAGCAGGGTCGCCGCCCGGGTGGCCTCGGGGATCTGGTTCGGGTTGGGGGCCCCGTGCCCCTGGCGCGCGGTGAGCAGGCCCTTGCCCAGCCCCTTCGGCTTCCGGTACGTCGTCAGGGAGTTGTCCAGGGACTGCATGACCAGGCCGATGATGGTCCGCTCCGACCAGCGGCGGTTGGACAGCGAGCGGAGCGCCAGCCAGGGGTGCCGGGCCACGTTGCCCAGCCAGCCCGCGACGCGTCCGGCGGGCCGGTAGGGGACCTGGAGGATCGTCATGCCCCCCATCGCGTTGGAGCCCTTGCCGTAGCGCACCGGCTCGATATGGGTGTTCTCGTCGGGGTGGATCGACGACGTGATCGCCACGCCCTTGGTGAAGTCGGCCTTCGCCGCGCCGTGCCGCTTGCGGTAGCGGCGGTTGTCGGTCTGCGCGCCCACCAGCGCCTCGGAGTTGGTCCGGGTCAGCGAGCCGAGCCGGCCGGAGAGGTGCGGGAGCCGCCCGCTGTCCTTCATCCGGTGCAGCAGGCTCTGGGTGCCGTAGGTGCCGGCCGCGAGGACCACGCGCCGGGCCGTGAACGTCCGGCCCGCGCCCTTCTTCTTGTTGTCGGTCGGCAGCGTGCCGACGGCGAAGCCGCCGCGGGAGTCCTCGGTGAGCGTGACGACGGAGGTCATCGGGTGGATGACGGCTCCGGCCCGTTCGGCGAGGTGGAGGTAGTTCTCGTTGAGGGTGTTCTTCGCGCCGTGGCGGCAGCCCGTCATGCACTCGCCGCACTCGGTGCACGCCGTGCGGGAGGGGCCCGCGCCACCGAAGTACGGGTCCGCGACCTCTTCCCCGGGCGCCGCCTTCGCGGTCCCGTCCCCCTCGTCGCCGACGGCGTCCCGGCCGTCCCCGAAGAAGACGCCGACCGGCGCCATGTGGAAGGAGTCGCCGACGCCCATGGCCTGCGCGGTCGCCTTCAGGTGCACGTCGGACGGCGTCATCGTGGGGTTGAGCCGTACGCCCAGCATCCGCTGCGCCTGGTCGTAGTACGGCTTCAACTCCTCCTGCCAGTCGGTGATGTGCTTCCACTGCGGGTCGTCGAAGAACGGCTCGGGCGGGACGTAGAGGGTGTTGGCGTAGTTCAGCGAGCCGCCGCCGACCCCGGCGCCCGCCAGGACCATGACGTTCCCCAGCAGGTGGATGCGCTGGATGCCGTAGAGGCCGAGGGCGGGGGCCCACAGGTAGTTCTTGAGGTCCCAGGAATTCTTCGGGAGCGTCTCGCGGGTGAAGCGGCGGCCGGCCTCGAGGACGCCGACGCGGTAGCCCTTCTCGGTCAGCCGGAGGGCGGAGACCGAGCCGCCGAAGCCGGAGCCGATGACGAGCACGTCGTAGTCGTATCCGTCGGCGCGGGCGTCCCGCGGCTCCGGGGCGTCCCGGGTGCCGGGGGCGTCCCGGGTGCCGGGGGCGTCCCGGCCGCCGCTCCCGTCCTGGCTGCGGGCAGAGTTCTCCTGGGGCACTGGCTCTCCCTGCTGAAGTGTTAGCGGAGTCGGAACGCCTTCATCGCGCGCAGGCTGCGGGTCATGAACTCGGCGTACTTCTCGTCGGTCATCCCGAAGGCCGGCGCCAGCGGCATCAGGCGCTGGTGGGCGACGGTCTGCGCCTCGGTGTACTTGAGGATGCCCTCGGAGCCGTGCCGGCGGCCCAGGCCCGAGTCCCCCATGCCGCCCATCGGCGCCTGCACGCTGGCGTACCCGGCGGCGTAGGACTCGTTGACGTTGACCGTGCCGGTGCGCAGCCGGGCGGCGACCGCGCGGCCGCGGGGACCGTCCTTCGTCCAGACGCTGGAATTGAGCCCGTACGGGGTGGCGTTGGCGAGCGCCACCGCCTCGTCCTCGTCGCGGAAGCGGTAAATGGAGACGACCGGGCCGAAGGTCTCCTCGTCGCAGACCGCCATCGGGGCCTGGACGCCGTCGAGGATGGTCGGCTCGTAGAAGAGCGGGCCGATGTCGGGGCGGGGGC comes from the Streptomyces angustmyceticus genome and includes:
- a CDS encoding LAETG motif-containing sortase-dependent surface protein, whose protein sequence is MKLRRALTAAAATAVIAPAALLAAPAAFATGPDTGTSASAEPTPGTPGPEHSDDTTTQPAAPGAGDGSTPGDDTAGDGTTTGEEAGTGDGTGSGTGSGTGEDSGDGDGTGSAGPAGPADATKPGGATEPPASGKPTEPGEPGDADCTVDDAAIKVTVAGLPSKLVAGGGWQGFRVHLANTTDRTLDEVYPVLYAVPTGNIDHPRSQLDLEYRNPDTGTWTSFDEWTDGEYFGWFRLDAHQTAELELRIRADKGATAGDGFALVAGDYQNEDGSCGWSEEQWYDFTILPAGSKPGKIPPAGPGKPGNKPRPQGGGKPVSAAKPKAGLDKLPVTGNLAETGASSALPALGLAGAAAVAVGAGAVFVVRRRRADGGAA
- a CDS encoding chorismate mutase, which produces MSPQTTTPSTGARTPEAAGIIQDARQRIDDLDGRIIGLVQERMAVSAVIQRERLSSGGRRVNLSREMEILAHYRDQLGKPGTALAMTLLELSRGQI
- a CDS encoding bestrophin-like domain; the protein is MSQWLVLTLAMVVACGVVLTITVLKERRISEDDDPTETPDVIEYLTMMVGVVYAIVLGLAIAGVWEARSAAEDTVRTEAQALHEVSARARAYPAPVRDRIRSDVDAYVSYVVHKEWPVMAEKGELTDRGTTLLTKVRADVTDYHPRNDFEGQSYQPLVDQVAVADGARSARADAADSTLPGVVWFGLIIGGAISVGVMFTLQIRRSGRELLMAGLFSALIAFLLFLVWDFDAPFSRGIAATAAPFVDLFPHP
- a CDS encoding GMC family oxidoreductase; this encodes MPQENSARSQDGSGGRDAPGTRDAPGTRDAPEPRDARADGYDYDVLVIGSGFGGSVSALRLTEKGYRVGVLEAGRRFTRETLPKNSWDLKNYLWAPALGLYGIQRIHLLGNVMVLAGAGVGGGSLNYANTLYVPPEPFFDDPQWKHITDWQEELKPYYDQAQRMLGVRLNPTMTPSDVHLKATAQAMGVGDSFHMAPVGVFFGDGRDAVGDEGDGTAKAAPGEEVADPYFGGAGPSRTACTECGECMTGCRHGAKNTLNENYLHLAERAGAVIHPMTSVVTLTEDSRGGFAVGTLPTDNKKKGAGRTFTARRVVLAAGTYGTQSLLHRMKDSGRLPHLSGRLGSLTRTNSEALVGAQTDNRRYRKRHGAAKADFTKGVAITSSIHPDENTHIEPVRYGKGSNAMGGMTILQVPYRPAGRVAGWLGNVARHPWLALRSLSNRRWSERTIIGLVMQSLDNSLTTYRKPKGLGKGLLTARQGHGAPNPNQIPEATRAATLLSEEINGFAGSNIGELMGTPLTAHFLGGCPIGDSGDTGVIDPYHRLYGHPGISVVDGAAVSANLGVNPSLTITAQAERAMSLWPNKGEPDPRPAQGRPYRRLAPVEPVSPAVPARAFGALNLPFLAVPTVPPKKS
- the guaA gene encoding glutamine-hydrolyzing GMP synthase produces the protein MPSAPPAAAPDVVLVVDFGAQYAQLIARRVREARVYSEIVPSTMPVAEMLAKNPKAIILSGGPSSVYADGAPRLDRSLFEAGVPVFGMCYGFQLMATALGGTVDNTGAREYGRTPLTVSRPGSTLFEGTPAEQSVWMSHGDACSAAPEGFTVTASTDVVPVAAFENDEKKLYGVQYHPEVMHSTHGQQVLEHFLYRGAGIEPSWTTTSVVEEQVAAIRAQVGTKRAICALSGGVDSSVAAAIVQKAIGDQLTCVYVDHGLQRKGESEQVEKDFVAATGVQLKVVDAEERFLTALAGVSDPEQKRKIIGREFIRVFEQAQAELVAEAGAEGEEVAFLVQGTLYPDIVESGGGTGTANIKSHHNVGGLPDDIEFQLVEPLRQLFKDEVRMVGSELGLPDEIVHRQPFPGPGLGIRIVGEVTKERLDLLREADAIAREELTAAGLDREIWQCPVVLLADVRSVGVQGDGRTYGHPIVLRPVSSEDAMTADWTRMPYDVLARISTRITNEVADVNRVVLDVTSKPPGTIEWE